A region of Mycolicibacterium brumae DNA encodes the following proteins:
- a CDS encoding CPBP family intramembrane glutamic endopeptidase: MKPLVVPLAWAGVGTALALATGRLTGNRLGLRGKEVRDGAVWGAAAATTVGLAVAAGTALPAVRDGMTERTPPGDGWGWLAWQIPVQTVWTEEMIYRGAVKTWAQRAFGRRRGQLAQAAVFGLSHAPGAYRNGESVLGTVAVTGVAGWVFGELADRTGSLLAPMLAHLAINESGAIATMAVRRAGDRAGADGAP; this comes from the coding sequence ATGAAGCCGCTCGTCGTGCCGCTCGCCTGGGCGGGCGTCGGGACCGCGCTGGCACTGGCCACCGGCCGCCTCACCGGGAACCGGCTGGGGCTGCGCGGCAAAGAAGTCCGCGACGGCGCGGTGTGGGGCGCGGCTGCGGCCACGACGGTCGGTCTCGCGGTCGCCGCCGGGACCGCGCTTCCGGCGGTGCGTGACGGCATGACCGAACGCACCCCGCCCGGGGACGGCTGGGGCTGGCTGGCCTGGCAGATCCCGGTCCAGACGGTGTGGACCGAGGAGATGATCTACCGCGGCGCGGTGAAAACCTGGGCGCAGCGGGCGTTCGGCCGCCGCCGCGGGCAACTGGCGCAGGCCGCGGTGTTCGGGCTCAGTCATGCCCCGGGCGCCTACCGCAACGGCGAATCGGTGCTGGGCACCGTCGCGGTCACCGGTGTGGCCGGCTGGGTGTTCGGGGAGCTCGCCGATCGGACCGGCAGCCTGCTGGCCCCGATGCTGGCGCACCTGGCGATCAACGAATCCGGCGCGATCGCCACCATGGCGGTGCGACGGGCCGGCGACAGAGCTGGTGCTGATGGCGCCCCGTAA
- a CDS encoding sterol carrier family protein, with amino-acid sequence MAPRKPPDPAAARAAVLALADWLRDPAVAEPERAALAEAVRLTARTLAAAAPGASVEVRVPPFVAVQCVQGPRHTRGTPPNVVETDPRTWLLLATGLLELDAAGPAVELSGSRAGEISGWLPLLRLGESGYRPVD; translated from the coding sequence ATGGCGCCCCGTAAACCCCCGGACCCGGCGGCCGCCCGCGCGGCGGTGCTGGCGCTTGCCGACTGGCTGCGCGACCCCGCCGTGGCCGAACCTGAGCGCGCGGCGCTGGCCGAGGCGGTCCGGCTGACCGCCCGCACGCTGGCCGCCGCCGCCCCTGGAGCGAGCGTCGAGGTGCGGGTGCCGCCGTTCGTCGCGGTGCAGTGCGTGCAGGGCCCGCGGCACACCCGAGGCACCCCGCCGAACGTGGTGGAAACCGATCCGCGCACCTGGCTGCTGCTGGCCACCGGGCTGTTGGAGCTCGACGCCGCGGGCCCGGCGGTGGAGCTGTCCGGGTCCCGGGCGGGGGAGATTTCGGGGTGGTTGCCCCTCCTGCGTCTAGGTGAATCCGGTTACCGGCCCGTAGACTGA
- the purF gene encoding amidophosphoribosyltransferase has product MTEQPIHLADAHVEPDEQSPREECGVFGVWAPGEDVAKLTYYGLYALQHRGQEAAGIAVADGSQVIVFKDLGLVSQVFDEATLAGMVGHVAVGHCRYSTTGSTTWENAQPVFRHTAAGTGVALGHNGNLVNTAELATQARELGVMNNGGMSATTDSDILGALLAHGAADTSLEQAACELLPTVRGAFCLTFMDENTLYAARDPHGVRPLSLGRLDRGWVVASETAALDIVGASFVRDIEPGELLAIDADGVRSTRFANPTPKTCVFEYVYLARPDSTLAGRSVHSTRVDIGRRLAKEMPVDADLVIGVPESGTPAAVGYAQESGIPFGQGLMKNAYVGRTFIQPSQTIRQLGIRLKLNPLREVIRGKRLVVVDDSIVRGNTQRALIRMLREAGALEVHVRIASPPVKWPCFYGIDFASPAELIANAAHDGPQSEMLEAVRHAIGADTLGYISTEAMISATEQPASRLCCACFDGVYPIELPSETALGKNVIEQMLANAARENPATPVQASNDNASALRRP; this is encoded by the coding sequence GTGACAGAGCAGCCGATACACCTCGCCGACGCACACGTCGAGCCCGACGAACAGTCACCCCGCGAGGAATGCGGAGTCTTCGGTGTGTGGGCGCCCGGCGAGGATGTGGCGAAGCTCACCTATTACGGACTTTATGCGCTGCAACACCGCGGCCAGGAAGCCGCGGGGATCGCCGTCGCCGACGGATCACAGGTCATCGTGTTCAAGGATCTGGGCCTGGTGAGCCAGGTGTTCGACGAGGCGACCCTGGCCGGCATGGTCGGGCACGTCGCCGTCGGGCACTGCCGTTATTCCACCACCGGCTCCACCACCTGGGAGAACGCCCAACCGGTGTTCCGGCACACCGCCGCGGGCACCGGGGTGGCACTCGGCCACAACGGCAACCTGGTCAACACCGCCGAACTGGCCACCCAGGCGCGCGAGCTCGGCGTGATGAACAACGGCGGCATGTCGGCGACCACCGACTCCGACATCCTGGGCGCGCTGCTGGCCCACGGCGCGGCCGACACCAGCCTGGAACAGGCCGCCTGCGAGCTGCTGCCGACCGTCCGGGGCGCGTTCTGCCTGACCTTCATGGACGAGAACACCCTCTACGCCGCCCGCGACCCGCACGGTGTGCGACCGCTGTCGCTGGGCCGGCTGGATCGCGGCTGGGTGGTGGCCTCGGAGACCGCGGCCCTGGACATCGTCGGCGCCTCCTTCGTCCGGGACATCGAGCCCGGCGAACTGCTGGCCATCGACGCCGACGGGGTGCGCTCCACCCGCTTCGCCAACCCCACCCCGAAGACCTGCGTCTTCGAATACGTCTACCTGGCCCGCCCGGACAGCACCCTGGCCGGCCGGTCGGTGCACTCCACCCGCGTCGACATCGGCCGACGGCTGGCCAAGGAGATGCCGGTGGACGCCGACCTGGTGATTGGCGTCCCGGAATCGGGCACCCCGGCCGCGGTCGGCTACGCCCAGGAGTCCGGCATCCCGTTCGGGCAGGGCCTGATGAAGAACGCCTACGTCGGGCGGACGTTCATCCAGCCGTCGCAGACCATCCGCCAACTCGGCATCCGACTCAAGCTCAACCCGTTGCGCGAAGTGATCCGCGGCAAGCGCCTCGTGGTCGTCGATGACTCGATCGTGCGCGGCAACACCCAGCGCGCCCTGATCCGGATGCTTCGTGAAGCCGGCGCCCTGGAGGTGCACGTCCGGATCGCCTCCCCGCCGGTGAAGTGGCCGTGCTTCTACGGCATCGACTTCGCCTCGCCGGCCGAGCTGATCGCCAACGCCGCCCACGACGGGCCGCAGTCGGAGATGCTGGAGGCCGTTCGGCACGCTATCGGCGCGGACACCCTGGGCTACATCTCCACCGAGGCGATGATCTCGGCTACCGAGCAGCCGGCGTCGCGGCTGTGCTGCGCCTGCTTCGACGGCGTGTACCCGATCGAGCTGCCCAGTGAGACCGCGCTGGGCAAGAACGTCATCGAGCAGATGCTGGCGAATGCGGCCCGGGAAAACCCGGCCACCCCGGTGCAGGCGTCCAACGACAACGCCTCGGCGCTGCGCCGGCCGTAA
- the purM gene encoding phosphoribosylformylglycinamidine cyclo-ligase, with the protein MTKHASEPGISYASAGVDIEAGDRAVELFKPLAKRATRPEVRGGLGGFAGLFALRNDYREPLLASSTDGVGTKLAVAQAMDKHDTVGIDLVAMVVDDLVVCGAEPLFLQDYIAIGRVVPERVQAIVAGIAEGCVQSGCALLGGETAEHPGLMAAEHYDLSATGVGVVEADEVLGPERVRPGDVVIGMAASGLHSNGYSLARKVLLEIERLKLEGHVEEFGRTLGEELLEPTRIYAKDCLALAAETQVRTFCHVTGGGLAGNLERVIPDGLTAELDRGAWSPGPVFGMIAQRGRIERAEMEKTFNMGVGMVAVVAPEDTDRALAILTARHVDCWVLGTVNKGGKGSVRAHLRGEHPRF; encoded by the coding sequence ATGACCAAGCACGCTTCTGAACCCGGGATCTCCTACGCCTCCGCCGGCGTCGACATCGAAGCCGGTGACCGCGCCGTCGAACTCTTCAAGCCGCTCGCCAAGCGCGCGACGCGGCCCGAGGTGCGCGGCGGGCTGGGCGGATTCGCCGGCCTGTTCGCCCTGCGCAACGACTACCGCGAGCCGCTGCTGGCGTCATCGACCGACGGGGTGGGCACCAAACTGGCCGTCGCGCAGGCGATGGACAAGCACGACACGGTCGGCATCGACCTGGTCGCCATGGTCGTCGACGACCTCGTCGTCTGCGGCGCCGAACCGCTGTTCCTGCAGGACTACATCGCCATCGGCCGGGTCGTCCCGGAGCGGGTGCAGGCCATCGTCGCCGGCATCGCCGAGGGCTGCGTGCAGTCCGGCTGCGCGCTGCTGGGCGGGGAGACCGCCGAACACCCCGGCCTGATGGCCGCCGAACACTACGACCTGTCCGCCACCGGCGTGGGCGTGGTGGAGGCCGACGAGGTGCTCGGGCCCGAGCGGGTCCGCCCCGGCGACGTGGTGATCGGCATGGCGGCCTCCGGGCTGCACTCCAACGGCTACTCGCTGGCCCGCAAGGTGCTGCTGGAGATCGAGCGGCTCAAGCTCGAGGGGCACGTGGAGGAATTCGGCCGCACCCTCGGCGAGGAACTGCTGGAGCCGACCCGCATCTACGCCAAGGACTGCCTGGCGCTGGCCGCCGAGACCCAGGTCCGGACGTTCTGCCACGTCACCGGCGGTGGGCTGGCCGGGAACCTGGAACGCGTCATCCCCGACGGGTTGACCGCCGAACTGGACCGCGGCGCGTGGAGCCCCGGGCCGGTGTTCGGCATGATCGCCCAGCGCGGCCGCATCGAGCGCGCCGAGATGGAGAAGACCTTCAACATGGGCGTCGGCATGGTGGCCGTCGTCGCGCCGGAGGACACCGACCGCGCGTTGGCCATTCTGACCGCCCGCCATGTGGACTGTTGGGTGCTGGGCACCGTCAACAAGGGTGGCAAGGGCTCAGTGCGAGCCCACCTGAGAGGGGAACACCCCCGGTTCTGA
- a CDS encoding DUF3073 domain-containing protein has product MGRGRAKAKQTKVARELKYSSPQTDFERLRQELAGSGDDARSDDRWVDEDDWRR; this is encoded by the coding sequence ATGGGCCGCGGCCGGGCGAAGGCAAAGCAGACCAAGGTTGCTCGTGAGCTTAAGTACAGCTCCCCGCAAACCGACTTCGAGCGACTCCGTCAGGAGTTGGCCGGTTCGGGCGATGACGCCCGGTCCGACGATCGCTGGGTCGACGAGGACGACTGGCGCCGCTGA
- a CDS encoding YgfZ/GcvT domain-containing protein, with protein sequence MSAVPAPESGPDAGAVWHYGDPLGEQRAAEVAAVVVDRSHRGVISISGADRRSWLHSLTTQHITELPDGLSTENLSLDGQGRVEDHWVQTELDGVSYLDTEPWRAEPLLTYLQRMVFWADALPEKSDLAVLSLIGPKLTGPAVLAAVGVDALPEPMTAVALPGGGFARRMPGDPPELDLLIPRADVDARLAALRQAGVRPAGLWAYEAHRVAALRPRLGVDTDERTIPHEAGWIGGPGLGAVHLDKGCYRGQETVARVHNLGRPPRMLVLLHLDGSADRPQTGDPVTAGGRTVGRLGTVVEHVDDGPVALALIKRGIPADTELLAGDGVTARIDADSMPPEDTPGAGRAAVDRLRANRR encoded by the coding sequence ATGTCAGCGGTTCCCGCTCCCGAATCCGGCCCCGACGCGGGCGCGGTCTGGCACTACGGCGATCCGCTGGGCGAGCAGCGCGCCGCCGAGGTCGCCGCGGTGGTGGTGGACCGATCGCATCGCGGGGTGATCAGCATCTCCGGCGCGGATCGCCGCAGTTGGCTGCATTCGCTGACCACCCAGCACATCACCGAGCTGCCCGACGGCCTCAGCACCGAGAACCTGAGCCTGGACGGTCAGGGCCGCGTCGAGGATCACTGGGTGCAGACCGAGCTCGACGGCGTCAGCTACCTGGACACCGAGCCGTGGCGCGCCGAGCCGCTGCTGACCTACCTGCAGCGGATGGTGTTCTGGGCCGACGCATTGCCCGAGAAATCCGACCTGGCGGTGCTGAGCCTGATCGGGCCGAAGTTGACCGGCCCGGCGGTGCTGGCCGCCGTCGGCGTCGACGCCCTGCCCGAGCCGATGACTGCCGTGGCGCTGCCCGGCGGTGGGTTCGCCCGCCGGATGCCCGGCGATCCGCCGGAGCTGGACCTACTGATCCCCCGCGCCGACGTCGACGCCCGGCTTGCCGCACTGCGCCAGGCGGGGGTCCGCCCGGCGGGCCTGTGGGCCTACGAGGCGCACCGGGTGGCGGCGCTGCGGCCGCGGCTGGGCGTGGACACCGATGAGCGCACCATCCCGCACGAGGCCGGCTGGATCGGCGGGCCCGGGCTGGGCGCGGTGCATCTGGACAAGGGCTGCTACCGCGGTCAGGAGACCGTCGCCCGGGTGCACAACCTGGGCCGGCCGCCGCGGATGCTGGTGCTGCTGCATCTGGACGGCTCCGCGGACCGGCCGCAGACCGGGGACCCGGTGACCGCCGGCGGCCGCACGGTGGGGCGGCTCGGCACTGTCGTCGAGCACGTCGACGACGGCCCGGTGGCGCTCGCGTTGATCAAGCGCGGCATCCCGGCCGACACCGAATTGCTGGCCGGCGATGGTGTGACGGCCCGGATCGACGCCGATTCGATGCCGCCCGAGGACACCCCCGGCGCGGGCCGCGCGGCGGTGGACCGGCTGCGCGCGAACCGCCGGTAA
- a CDS encoding aminodeoxychorismate lyase, with protein MVVTLDGVVRDPDAPLLCADDLAAVRGDGVFETLLVRGGRACKVEAHLNRLAASAAMLELPAPDRDAWRAAIDVAAREWGATREGALRLVCSRGRESGSAPTSYVTVSALAERVAAARADGVAAVLLDRGLPAAGCDKTPWLLAGAKTLSYAVNMAALRHAAAQGADDVVFVSSDGLVLEGPRSTVVIAVAGDGGRPCLLTPPPWYPILRGTTQQSLFEVARDEGYDCDYRALKPADLFAAQGVWLVSSITLGARVHTLDGVRLPAAPMATEMRRLIDVAIAR; from the coding sequence GTGGTGGTCACCCTCGATGGTGTGGTGCGCGATCCCGACGCGCCGTTGCTGTGCGCCGACGACCTGGCCGCGGTCCGCGGCGACGGGGTCTTCGAGACGCTGCTGGTGCGCGGCGGGCGGGCGTGCAAGGTGGAGGCGCACCTGAACCGGCTGGCCGCCTCGGCGGCCATGTTGGAACTGCCGGCCCCCGACCGCGACGCCTGGCGCGCCGCGATCGACGTCGCCGCCCGGGAGTGGGGCGCGACGCGCGAGGGCGCGCTGCGGCTGGTGTGCTCGCGGGGCCGGGAGAGCGGGTCGGCGCCCACCAGCTACGTGACGGTGTCCGCGCTGGCCGAACGGGTCGCCGCCGCCCGCGCCGACGGTGTCGCGGCGGTGCTGCTGGACCGGGGGCTGCCCGCCGCGGGCTGCGATAAGACGCCGTGGCTGCTGGCCGGCGCCAAGACGCTGTCCTACGCGGTGAACATGGCCGCACTGCGGCACGCCGCGGCCCAGGGCGCCGACGATGTGGTGTTCGTCAGCTCCGATGGGCTGGTGCTGGAGGGCCCGCGCTCGACGGTGGTCATCGCGGTGGCCGGCGACGGCGGCCGACCGTGCCTGCTGACCCCGCCGCCGTGGTACCCGATCCTGCGCGGCACCACCCAGCAATCGCTGTTCGAGGTGGCCCGCGACGAGGGCTACGACTGCGACTACCGGGCGTTGAAGCCCGCGGATCTGTTTGCCGCACAAGGAGTTTGGCTCGTCTCCAGCATCACGCTCGGGGCCCGGGTGCACACCCTGGACGGGGTGCGGTTGCCGGCGGCGCCGATGGCGACCGAAATGCGCAGACTAATTGATGTTGCGATCGCGCGGTAG
- a CDS encoding ATP-binding cassette domain-containing protein: MQHPAVTLTALTFRWPDGDTVCADLDAAFGHGRTGLVGDNGAGKTTLLRLIAGDLTPTGGAVTATGHYETLGEDWDVEARARAALDGVGLTGIGLDRTVATLSGGETVLTALVGLRLAGDAVVLLDEPTNNLDAESRRLLYDAIAGWRGVLIVVSHDTTLLELMDDTAELRAGTLRMFGGPYSVYREQLAAEQAAAEQAVRTAEQSLRVEKHQRVEAETKLARRMRKGRTDFENKRAPKIIMNQRKTEAQVSAGRLRTEFDGKIADAREHLARQTERVRRDDRIRIDLPDPEVPARRRLAELTDPRGGRHIVAGPERIALTGRNGIGKTRLANTLTAHTDRIGRLEQRLELDDELTVLETVGDRRAELARFLFRGDAVGRRVGELSGGERFRVALARLLLADPPPQLLILDEPTNNLDLGSVDALVGALECYRGALLVISHDADFLSRLGIDTWLLLDEGGLRRG; the protein is encoded by the coding sequence ATGCAACATCCTGCTGTCACTCTCACCGCGCTGACCTTCCGCTGGCCCGACGGCGACACCGTTTGCGCCGACCTGGACGCCGCGTTCGGGCACGGCCGCACCGGGCTGGTCGGCGACAACGGCGCCGGCAAAACCACCCTGCTACGGCTGATCGCCGGCGACCTGACCCCCACCGGCGGCGCCGTCACCGCCACCGGGCACTACGAGACACTCGGCGAGGACTGGGACGTCGAGGCCCGAGCCCGGGCGGCGCTGGACGGGGTCGGGCTCACCGGCATCGGGCTGGACCGCACGGTGGCCACGCTGTCCGGCGGCGAGACGGTGCTGACCGCGCTGGTCGGGCTGCGCCTGGCCGGCGACGCCGTGGTGCTGCTCGACGAACCCACCAACAACCTCGACGCCGAATCGCGGCGGCTGCTCTACGACGCCATCGCCGGCTGGCGGGGCGTGCTGATCGTCGTCAGCCACGACACGACGCTGCTGGAGCTGATGGACGACACCGCCGAACTTCGGGCCGGGACGCTGCGCATGTTCGGCGGGCCGTACAGCGTCTACCGGGAGCAACTGGCCGCCGAGCAGGCCGCCGCCGAGCAGGCGGTGCGCACCGCCGAGCAGTCGCTGCGCGTGGAGAAACACCAGCGGGTCGAGGCCGAGACGAAACTGGCGCGCCGAATGCGTAAGGGCCGCACCGACTTCGAGAACAAACGCGCGCCGAAGATCATCATGAATCAGCGTAAGACCGAGGCGCAGGTGTCGGCGGGCAGGCTTCGCACCGAGTTCGACGGGAAGATCGCCGACGCGCGGGAGCACCTGGCGCGGCAGACCGAACGGGTGCGCCGCGACGACCGGATCCGCATCGACCTGCCCGACCCGGAGGTCCCGGCGCGACGTCGTCTCGCCGAACTCACCGACCCGCGCGGCGGCCGGCACATCGTCGCCGGACCGGAACGGATCGCGCTGACCGGGCGCAACGGCATCGGCAAGACCCGGCTGGCCAACACCCTGACGGCGCACACCGACCGGATCGGGCGGCTCGAGCAACGCCTGGAACTCGACGACGAGCTGACCGTGCTGGAGACCGTCGGCGACCGGCGCGCCGAACTGGCCCGGTTCCTGTTCCGCGGCGACGCGGTGGGCCGTCGGGTCGGGGAACTCTCCGGCGGCGAGCGCTTCCGGGTCGCGCTGGCCCGGCTGCTGCTGGCCGACCCGCCGCCCCAGCTGCTGATCCTGGACGAGCCGACCAACAACCTCGACCTCGGCAGCGTGGACGCGCTGGTCGGCGCGCTGGAGTGCTACCGCGGCGCGCTGTTGGTGATCAGCCACGACGCGGATTTCCTGTCTCGGCTGGGTATCGACACCTGGCTGCTGCTGGACGAGGGCGGGTTGCGGCGTGGATGA
- a CDS encoding ABC transporter substrate-binding protein has translation MRSGGALALAAGLALLCACAPGGDGPTEEHCQASSLPTLDPGTLTLATEAPAFPPWFLDDSPESGEGFESALGYAVADRLGYEREQVRWVRVPFNTAMAPGAKAFDAAIDQFSITEQRRQIADFSSPYYDIVQAVVTVAGTDADAVTSRSGLAALRLGAVANTTGAGTARALSAAPITVYENTVESMEGLRAGQVDALVADLPTARTLAGEIPGGIILGRLPSGTPEQLGILLDLGSPLTRCVSEAVDGIRDDGTLAELQRRWMPEIPARELE, from the coding sequence ATGCGATCCGGGGGCGCACTGGCTTTGGCGGCAGGGCTGGCGTTGCTCTGCGCGTGCGCCCCCGGCGGCGACGGCCCGACCGAAGAGCACTGCCAGGCCAGCTCGTTGCCGACGCTGGACCCGGGCACGCTGACCCTGGCCACCGAGGCGCCGGCCTTCCCACCCTGGTTCCTCGACGACAGCCCGGAGAGCGGAGAAGGGTTCGAGTCCGCGCTGGGCTACGCCGTCGCCGACCGGTTGGGCTACGAGCGCGAGCAGGTGCGCTGGGTCCGGGTGCCGTTCAACACCGCGATGGCGCCGGGCGCCAAGGCGTTCGACGCGGCGATCGACCAGTTCTCCATCACCGAGCAGCGCAGGCAGATCGCCGACTTCTCCTCGCCGTACTACGACATCGTCCAAGCGGTGGTGACCGTGGCCGGGACCGACGCCGACGCGGTGACCTCGCGCAGCGGGCTGGCGGCGCTGCGGCTCGGCGCGGTCGCCAACACCACCGGCGCCGGGACCGCCCGAGCGCTGTCGGCCGCGCCGATCACGGTGTACGAGAACACCGTGGAGTCGATGGAAGGCCTGCGCGCGGGGCAGGTCGACGCGCTGGTGGCGGACCTGCCGACCGCGCGGACGTTGGCCGGAGAGATTCCCGGCGGGATCATCCTGGGCCGGTTGCCCAGCGGCACACCCGAGCAACTCGGGATTCTGCTGGACCTCGGCAGCCCGCTGACCCGGTGCGTGAGCGAGGCCGTGGACGGCATCCGCGACGACGGCACGCTGGCCGAACTGCAGCGCCGCTGGATGCCGGAGATCCCGGCCCGGGAGTTGGAGTAG
- a CDS encoding FABP family protein, with protein MTHPIPGSGDAAVAAAAERAKITAGRNIPVFDDLPLPADTANLRLGAELSDELLALLPMVGVWRGVGEGHDQDGDYRFGQQIVVSHDGRGYLNWESRTWRLDDDGEFADQDLRETGYWRFVVDHDDPLETQAVELLLAHSDGYIELFYGRPLSQSSWEVATDAMARSRSGPLVGGAKRLYGIVEDGDLAYVEERIDADGELTPHLSARLQRFAG; from the coding sequence GTGACGCACCCGATCCCGGGATCCGGCGACGCCGCGGTCGCTGCTGCGGCCGAACGCGCCAAGATCACCGCCGGTCGCAACATTCCGGTCTTCGACGATCTGCCGCTGCCCGCGGACACCGCCAATCTCCGGCTCGGCGCCGAGCTCAGCGATGAGTTGCTCGCGCTGCTGCCGATGGTCGGCGTGTGGCGCGGTGTCGGCGAAGGGCACGACCAGGACGGCGACTACCGGTTCGGCCAGCAGATCGTGGTGTCCCACGACGGCCGCGGCTACCTGAATTGGGAGTCCCGCACCTGGCGGCTGGACGACGACGGCGAATTCGCCGACCAGGATCTGCGCGAGACCGGGTACTGGCGCTTCGTCGTCGACCACGACGACCCGCTGGAAACACAGGCGGTCGAGTTGCTGCTGGCGCACTCCGACGGCTACATCGAGTTGTTCTACGGCCGCCCGCTGAGTCAGTCCTCCTGGGAGGTGGCCACCGACGCGATGGCCCGCAGCCGCAGCGGCCCGCTGGTCGGCGGCGCGAAGCGGCTGTACGGGATCGTCGAGGACGGCGACCTGGCCTATGTCGAGGAACGCATCGACGCCGACGGCGAGCTGACCCCGCACCTGTCGGCGCGGCTGCAGCGTTTCGCCGGCTGA
- a CDS encoding DUF1416 domain-containing protein → MSCVISGRVVDGDGRPVGGASVRLLDAADEFTAEVRSTPAGDFRFYAAPGSWRLRAASTVGNGDAVVAPAAEGVHQIDVLVA, encoded by the coding sequence ATGAGCTGCGTGATCTCCGGCCGCGTGGTCGACGGCGACGGACGCCCGGTGGGCGGCGCGTCCGTGCGGCTGCTCGACGCCGCCGACGAGTTCACCGCCGAGGTCCGTTCGACCCCGGCCGGTGACTTCCGGTTCTACGCCGCGCCCGGCAGCTGGCGGCTGCGCGCGGCGTCGACTGTCGGCAACGGTGACGCGGTGGTGGCCCCGGCTGCCGAGGGCGTGCACCAGATCGACGTGTTGGTCGCCTGA
- a CDS encoding DUF4395 domain-containing protein produces the protein MTTQIDSPRVDVRGPRFAAWITTAVLIATILVAGVDPRIAAVLLAAQAVVFAIGAAFGPTKTPYGRFFATVVKPQLGPAIETEPVAPLRFAQLIGLVFAVVGVAGFALGAPAVGLVATGFALFAAFLNAAFDVCLGCLLYPLAVRLRAQGVRS, from the coding sequence GTGACCACCCAAATCGATTCCCCCCGGGTTGACGTGCGCGGACCGCGCTTCGCCGCCTGGATCACCACCGCGGTGCTGATCGCCACCATCCTGGTCGCCGGCGTGGACCCGCGGATCGCGGCCGTTTTGCTGGCCGCCCAGGCCGTGGTGTTCGCCATCGGCGCCGCGTTCGGCCCGACCAAGACGCCCTACGGCCGGTTCTTCGCCACCGTCGTCAAACCGCAACTGGGACCGGCCATCGAGACCGAACCGGTCGCGCCGCTGCGATTCGCGCAGCTCATCGGCCTGGTCTTCGCCGTGGTCGGCGTCGCCGGCTTCGCCCTCGGGGCGCCCGCCGTCGGCCTGGTCGCCACCGGGTTCGCGCTGTTCGCGGCGTTCCTCAACGCCGCCTTCGACGTGTGCCTGGGGTGCCTGCTGTATCCGCTTGCCGTCCGCCTTCGCGCCCAGGGGGTCCGGTCATGA
- a CDS encoding thioredoxin family protein gives MNMGITIAVVIAVLGLGLVVGRLIALRAGMLRSAEAAANVDTSGLGLSSTGPTLLHFSAPWCGPCGQVRKVIDAVSAELPQVAHVEIDMDADPEAARRLSVLSLPTTIIFDADGKPRYRTTGVPSAADLKSALAPLLS, from the coding sequence ATGAATATGGGCATCACCATCGCGGTGGTCATCGCAGTGCTGGGTCTCGGGTTGGTGGTCGGCCGGCTGATCGCGCTGCGCGCCGGGATGCTGCGTTCGGCCGAGGCGGCCGCCAACGTCGACACCTCGGGTCTCGGGCTGAGCAGCACCGGCCCGACGCTGCTGCACTTCAGCGCGCCGTGGTGCGGGCCGTGCGGGCAGGTGCGGAAGGTGATCGACGCGGTGAGCGCCGAGCTGCCGCAGGTCGCCCACGTGGAAATCGACATGGACGCCGATCCGGAGGCCGCCCGACGACTGTCGGTGCTGTCCCTGCCGACGACCATCATCTTCGACGCGGATGGCAAGCCGCGGTACCGCACCACCGGGGTGCCGTCGGCTGCGGACCTCAAGTCGGCGCTCGCGCCGTTGCTCAGCTGA